One part of the Cellvibrionales bacterium genome encodes these proteins:
- a CDS encoding glycosyltransferase family 2 protein, giving the protein MNTVVYETPIFLSISVVLFRNSSTELLRFRTSLSESIRQLREQRPVARISLVVVDNAASEDGDKFSSLFTRVDGVDSLRFICPEKNLGYGQAHNLCLQQGSDFHLLLNPDVYLDTNALTVALDYLHNDANTGMVTPYAVNNHGTPLFLSKRHPTVLDFLLRGFAPTVLKNLFAKRLARYEMHSEYLSNQPCDAVEIASGCCMLVRTALLQKLNGFSENYFLYFEDFDLSVRLRATAKITFLPEMQIVHDGGHAARKGWWHISQFARSGYRFFSQHGWHWL; this is encoded by the coding sequence ATGAACACCGTCGTTTATGAAACACCTATTTTTCTCTCGATCAGCGTGGTGCTATTTCGCAATAGCAGCACCGAGCTGTTGCGTTTTCGCACCAGCCTCAGCGAGAGCATCCGTCAGTTACGCGAGCAGCGCCCCGTTGCGCGCATCAGTCTCGTGGTGGTCGATAACGCAGCCAGTGAGGACGGCGACAAGTTTTCCTCACTATTTACACGCGTAGACGGCGTGGACTCCCTGCGTTTTATCTGTCCAGAAAAAAACTTAGGCTATGGACAGGCACACAATCTCTGCCTACAGCAAGGCAGCGACTTCCATTTGTTACTCAACCCTGATGTGTATTTGGATACAAATGCCTTAACTGTTGCCTTGGATTATCTGCACAACGATGCCAACACCGGCATGGTGACGCCATATGCTGTCAACAACCATGGTACGCCGTTATTTCTTAGCAAACGCCACCCCACCGTATTGGATTTTTTACTGCGCGGCTTTGCTCCCACCGTTTTAAAAAACCTGTTTGCCAAGCGCCTCGCGCGCTATGAAATGCACAGCGAATATTTGTCTAATCAACCTTGTGATGCCGTAGAAATTGCCAGCGGCTGTTGCATGCTAGTGCGCACGGCGCTCTTGCAAAAATTGAACGGTTTTTCTGAAAATTACTTTCTGTATTTCGAGGACTTTGATCTATCGGTTCGCCTGCGCGCAACGGCAAAAATCACTTTCCTGCCTGAAATGCAGATTGTTCACGATGGCGGCCATGCCGCGCGCAAAGGCTGGTGGCACATCTCACAGTTCGCCCGTTCCGGTTACCGTTTTTTCTCACAACACGGCTGGCATTGGCTCTAG